In Bdellovibrio sp. GT3, one genomic interval encodes:
- the fliS gene encoding flagellar export chaperone FliS encodes MNKNAYQKYKNTSVQSASKEKILLMLYEGAIKFTKLAVKAIEEKKIADRGQNIGRAFDIIMELNNTLDHKVGGEIASQLEQLYMFMMEQYTKANISGDAAPLHANLKLLNTLYDGWVQAVEKIKRETDDGKKAG; translated from the coding sequence ATGAATAAGAACGCGTATCAAAAATATAAGAATACCTCGGTTCAAAGCGCCAGCAAGGAGAAAATCCTTTTGATGCTGTATGAAGGTGCCATCAAGTTTACGAAACTTGCTGTTAAGGCCATTGAGGAAAAGAAAATCGCTGATCGCGGTCAAAACATCGGCAGAGCCTTCGATATCATCATGGAACTTAATAATACTCTTGATCATAAAGTGGGCGGGGAAATCGCTTCCCAGTTGGAACAACTTTATATGTTCATGATGGAACAATACACGAAAGCCAATATCAGCGGAGATGCGGCACCACTTCATGCGAACTTGAAGTTGCTGAATACTTTGTATGATGGCTGGGTTCAAGCAGTGGAAAAAATTAAAAGAGAAACAGACGACGGAAAGAAAGCGGGTTAA
- a CDS encoding 3D domain-containing protein, producing MKKNFLAQALFTTTFMLHLISCAQTKVMEGDAALLSPTIYYKPTVHFDAAKCTQEELRDMVSPADKILTTICVRDFDRCLIEGACFVDKGGSVRSFNYHSRIKNIPRFVEVDLRRCPFGYGVNNSCLDPYYTIAADLSIYKVGDVVFVPRLVNAPMPDGSIHDGFVVIRDRGARILGQGRFDFFTGFYNHADKDNIIARLGFGDPYARFDYRMATEEESAAARERRGYPGIKNTIIVRALEDISKLTRTTPEQAVSE from the coding sequence TTGAAGAAAAACTTTCTAGCGCAGGCGCTTTTTACGACGACGTTTATGCTTCATTTGATCTCATGTGCCCAAACGAAGGTCATGGAAGGGGATGCGGCTTTGTTGTCTCCTACAATCTATTACAAACCCACAGTCCATTTTGATGCAGCGAAATGTACCCAAGAAGAGCTTCGCGACATGGTTTCTCCGGCAGACAAAATCCTTACCACGATTTGCGTAAGGGACTTTGATCGATGTCTGATCGAAGGTGCCTGCTTTGTGGATAAAGGCGGGAGTGTTCGTTCTTTCAACTATCATTCCAGGATTAAAAATATTCCGCGCTTTGTGGAGGTGGACTTGCGCCGATGTCCATTTGGTTATGGCGTGAACAATTCCTGTCTGGACCCTTATTACACAATTGCCGCAGATCTTTCGATCTACAAAGTAGGTGACGTGGTATTCGTTCCTCGACTGGTAAATGCACCAATGCCTGATGGCAGTATTCATGATGGATTCGTGGTGATTCGTGATCGTGGTGCCAGAATATTGGGGCAGGGTCGTTTTGATTTCTTCACGGGTTTCTACAATCATGCAGACAAAGACAACATCATAGCTCGTCTGGGATTCGGTGATCCTTATGCACGCTTTGACTATCGGATGGCGACGGAAGAAGAATCTGCTGCTGCTCGTGAACGTCGAGGTTATCCTGGAATAAAGAACACGATTATTGTCAGAGCTCTGGAAGACATATCCAAATTAACTCGCACTACGCCGGAGCAGGCTGTAAGCGAGTAG
- a CDS encoding ABC transporter permease subunit: MSLRNLLRISLLLFLVFPFLFLVAQFRPHELPDMAEVFWAFKNTLFQAVLSALGSVFLGVWASFGILNFAGGKHRLRLVLEVLCLIPSFLPPLFIILSVLNIVDPFPVGSIGIALIHTVMNFGLVAVLFTGIVENKIGGVAELSWIEGSSRWQFIRQGLIPMLKKDLWLLGLFVFVVCFGSFSVPLIVGGGKGTTIEVLVYEKIRLSSDWSGAVFLAAMQSLFIFALSMIVGRGKGSPGKRIANLSILRMRSGIAIIVAVSLMYITGYFQGLVAGFGMMSTLYEYQSSLAWSFLGSIFIGVSTGLLCYGGLMLIAYCWPKPWFEKFLNGYVAPSTSLACFALLILSPNEGIFPFLKIPVAMLLLSLNGLFRMGWDSELRSLESQLSVAYAMGASPSQIFSEIMFPQISGKAGVLAGIGAVWACGDFAVSRILAHRDLSIAMMTETLMSSYRLNQATVLSLLIVLAGLICFFICIGGSRVLRRKFTP; encoded by the coding sequence TTGAGCTTACGAAATCTCCTTCGCATCTCTTTGCTCCTGTTTCTGGTTTTCCCGTTCCTGTTTCTTGTCGCGCAATTCAGACCTCATGAATTGCCGGACATGGCTGAAGTTTTCTGGGCATTCAAAAACACTTTGTTTCAGGCGGTTTTGTCTGCTCTAGGATCAGTTTTCCTAGGGGTATGGGCATCATTTGGAATATTGAACTTTGCCGGAGGCAAGCATCGTCTTCGCTTGGTATTGGAAGTCCTGTGCCTGATTCCAAGCTTCCTTCCTCCATTATTTATTATTCTTTCAGTTCTTAACATTGTGGATCCATTTCCGGTCGGCTCGATTGGCATCGCATTGATTCATACGGTGATGAACTTTGGATTGGTTGCAGTATTGTTCACCGGGATAGTTGAAAACAAGATTGGCGGAGTGGCGGAGCTTTCCTGGATCGAAGGCTCCAGTCGCTGGCAGTTTATTCGCCAAGGCCTTATTCCGATGCTGAAAAAGGATCTGTGGCTGCTGGGATTGTTTGTTTTCGTGGTTTGCTTTGGCAGTTTCTCAGTTCCTTTGATTGTGGGGGGCGGTAAAGGCACGACGATCGAGGTTTTAGTTTACGAAAAAATCAGATTGTCCAGTGACTGGAGTGGCGCTGTGTTTCTTGCAGCGATGCAGTCTCTATTTATCTTTGCGCTGTCGATGATCGTGGGACGGGGTAAGGGCAGCCCAGGGAAGCGAATCGCCAATTTAAGCATTCTGCGAATGCGCTCGGGCATCGCAATTATTGTCGCGGTTTCGTTGATGTATATCACGGGATACTTTCAGGGCCTGGTTGCGGGTTTCGGCATGATGTCGACATTGTATGAATATCAATCATCCTTGGCCTGGAGCTTTCTGGGTAGTATCTTCATCGGCGTTTCAACCGGTCTGTTGTGCTATGGCGGTTTGATGCTAATTGCATATTGCTGGCCAAAACCCTGGTTTGAAAAGTTTCTGAATGGCTACGTGGCTCCCAGCACCTCATTGGCGTGTTTTGCTTTGCTGATTCTAAGTCCCAATGAAGGAATCTTTCCGTTCTTAAAGATCCCGGTGGCCATGTTGCTATTAAGTTTGAATGGTCTGTTTAGAATGGGTTGGGATAGTGAACTTCGTTCTTTGGAATCTCAGCTGAGCGTTGCGTATGCAATGGGTGCGTCTCCTTCTCAGATCTTTTCTGAAATCATGTTCCCACAGATTTCCGGAAAGGCCGGTGTTCTTGCCGGGATCGGGGCGGTGTGGGCGTGTGGTGACTTTGCTGTTTCCCGTATTCTGGCTCATCGTGATCTTAGTATCGCGATGATGACAGAAACACTGATGTCCAGCTATCGCTTGAATCAGGCAACAGTTCTAAGCTTGCTTATCGTACTTGCGGGATTAATCTGTTTCTTTATTTGTATAGGGGGGAGTCGTGTCCTTCGTAGAAAATTTACGCCGTGA
- a CDS encoding flagellin N-terminal helical domain-containing protein gives MGMRISTNIAAVNAQRTLQGSQRVISKSMEQLSSGSRINKAADDAAGLAISEGMKSQIRSYSQAQRNANDGISMVQTAEGGLSEVSNILTRMRELGVQASSDTIGDTERGFLNKEVQQLKDESQRITQSTKFGTTKLLDGSGDKFDFQVGIGNDDFADRISFNAGETDATTSSLGIDGFDFSSKAGAQEALAQIDAAQTQVNGFRANLGALQNRLTSTVDNLGVQHENISSANSRIRDTDIASASADQARNQVLLQANTSVLAQANSLPGAAMKLIG, from the coding sequence ATGGGAATGAGAATTTCTACTAATATCGCAGCGGTTAATGCACAAAGAACTCTTCAGGGTTCACAACGTGTAATTAGCAAATCCATGGAGCAATTGTCTTCTGGATCACGTATCAATAAAGCGGCGGATGATGCAGCCGGCTTGGCAATCTCTGAAGGTATGAAATCGCAAATCAGATCTTACAGCCAAGCACAACGAAATGCGAATGATGGTATCTCAATGGTGCAAACTGCTGAGGGTGGCTTGTCTGAAGTTTCCAATATCTTGACTCGTATGCGTGAGTTGGGTGTACAAGCTTCTTCTGATACTATCGGTGATACTGAGCGTGGCTTCTTGAATAAAGAGGTTCAACAACTAAAAGATGAGTCTCAACGTATCACTCAATCTACTAAATTTGGTACAACAAAACTACTTGATGGTTCCGGCGACAAGTTTGACTTCCAAGTAGGTATCGGTAACGACGATTTTGCGGACCGTATCTCCTTCAACGCAGGTGAGACAGACGCAACGACATCTTCATTGGGTATTGATGGTTTCGATTTCAGCTCTAAAGCTGGTGCTCAAGAAGCCCTGGCGCAAATCGATGCTGCGCAAACTCAAGTGAATGGTTTCCGTGCAAATCTGGGTGCCCTTCAAAATCGTCTGACTTCAACAGTGGACAACTTGGGTGTACAGCACGAAAATATCTCTTCAGCGAACTCTCGTATCCGTGATACAGACATCGCTTCAGCTTCTGCTGACCAAGCTCGTAACCAAGTATTGTTGCAAGCGAATACAAGTGTCCTGGCTCAAGCGAACTCGCTTCCAGGCGCAGCAATGAAATTGATCGGTTAA
- a CDS encoding flagellin N-terminal helical domain-containing protein produces MGLRIATNTASIAAQRVLSTQQKRTEHSAQALASGSRIVNAADDAAGLAISENFKGQLKGISAARNNANNAISFAQVGEGGLNEISNILIRLRELGVQAASDTIGETERGFLNKETQQLLQEADRIAKTTTFGNRKLLDGSGGELEFQVGANAGEDNMIKVTFDADASASNLGIDGIDMEDKGGARSSLEDIDKALVKVSEMRAGFGATQSRLQSTVSNLDISYENLSAANSRIRDTDIAKETAEMASANILQNTAVSVLAQANQLPNVAMKLVG; encoded by the coding sequence ATGGGCTTAAGAATTGCAACGAATACAGCGTCTATCGCTGCTCAGCGTGTATTGTCCACGCAACAGAAAAGAACTGAGCACTCTGCTCAGGCTCTGGCTTCAGGTTCCCGTATCGTAAATGCTGCTGACGACGCCGCAGGTCTGGCGATCTCAGAAAACTTCAAAGGACAATTAAAAGGTATTTCAGCTGCGCGAAACAATGCGAATAACGCGATTTCGTTTGCGCAAGTCGGTGAGGGTGGTCTGAACGAGATCTCCAATATCCTGATTCGTCTGCGTGAGTTGGGTGTGCAAGCCGCATCTGATACTATCGGTGAAACCGAGCGCGGATTCCTAAATAAAGAGACCCAACAACTTCTCCAAGAGGCCGATCGTATTGCCAAAACGACAACGTTTGGTAATCGAAAACTTCTCGATGGATCCGGTGGTGAGCTGGAGTTCCAGGTCGGTGCGAATGCCGGGGAAGATAATATGATTAAAGTAACCTTCGATGCCGATGCTTCTGCAAGTAATCTTGGTATCGATGGTATCGACATGGAAGACAAAGGCGGAGCGCGATCTTCACTCGAAGATATCGATAAAGCCTTGGTGAAAGTCAGTGAGATGCGTGCCGGTTTCGGTGCGACCCAATCTCGACTGCAGTCCACTGTCAGTAACTTGGATATTTCTTACGAAAACCTTTCTGCAGCGAACTCGCGTATCCGTGATACCGATATCGCCAAAGAAACGGCCGAGATGGCTTCTGCCAACATCCTGCAAAACACAGCGGTGTCGGTATTGGCCCAAGCCAACCAATTGCCTAACGTTGCCATGAAACTCGTAGGCTAA
- a CDS encoding transposase, with product MIPLSVFPLYGHLPLLSQHNHSSHQPQTCITLSTSRGYRSSSQGDSMKNVFKPFDLPKNHKLSYGGALRNSSFGRGTRPLSNKKPIHLVLKINKFTMRGGLRNPHVFRLMNILLKRYSLKFFVKIEQVSIQNDHVHLLIRASRRSRLQSFFRVVPGQFAQRLTDTPMRGRESVRIWKHRPFTRVVKGFRAYRTVRNYIQLNECEANGRPYSKTRLRGMSEQQIHELWTGEYSRPRRRT from the coding sequence ATGATCCCACTCTCTGTCTTTCCGCTATACGGACACCTTCCTCTCCTCTCTCAACACAATCACTCCTCTCACCAGCCACAAACGTGCATCACTCTCTCCACATCCCGGGGGTACCGGTCATCCTCTCAAGGAGATTCCATGAAGAACGTATTCAAACCTTTTGATTTACCTAAAAATCACAAGCTCTCTTATGGAGGAGCGCTAAGAAACTCTTCCTTCGGACGCGGCACTCGACCGCTATCAAATAAAAAACCGATTCACTTGGTGTTGAAGATAAATAAATTCACGATGCGTGGAGGCCTTCGCAATCCCCACGTGTTCCGACTGATGAATATTCTGTTGAAACGGTACTCGTTGAAATTTTTTGTAAAGATCGAGCAGGTATCCATACAGAACGATCACGTGCACTTGTTAATCCGTGCAAGTCGCAGATCACGACTGCAGAGTTTTTTTCGTGTGGTGCCTGGGCAGTTTGCGCAAAGGTTGACCGATACCCCCATGCGAGGGCGGGAGAGTGTTAGGATTTGGAAGCACCGGCCATTTACCAGAGTGGTGAAAGGGTTTCGGGCGTATCGGACTGTGCGGAACTATATACAGTTAAATGAGTGTGAAGCGAACGGGCGTCCGTATTCAAAGACCAGGTTGCGTGGAATGAGTGAGCAGCAGATCCATGAGTTGTGGACGGGAGAGTACAGTCGTCCCCGGCGGCGCACATGA
- the fliD gene encoding flagellar filament capping protein FliD, protein MAGIRITGMASGLPPNIVEQLMDAERIPVKQMEGKKSEKDDRLKLVKELETKVMDITKNLSELTNVRGFADKKFTTSDNTVVDGQLDPNTAMPGEYNLEVVELAEKPAAISNGFPDKNETQIGTGYIKFETHEGTKEVYITGKNSTLEGVANQINNADVGLKAQVLEDRKDKENPFKLLVSGMATGDDNQVAFPKIYLLDGDQDMYFDQSRASKNAKVKIDGFEIELPDNKAKDLIPGVVLDLKSAAPGKKISMSVKENLEAISGKVKNFVDAYNAALGFIQKQNQIQGGDKSGNPKLGPLGGDGLLRTIESSLRSAILNPVMGVESPIHRINELGITFNRNGTLELNQDKFNKVLNENPVGVGAFFRGDSFKTGFVQVIKQTVTNLTNGQYGGIANRKRGLESQIKQIDQRIDTKERQLQRKEEGLRMKFANLETKMSEMQAQQAKFAAMAAQGAG, encoded by the coding sequence ATGGCAGGAATACGAATTACAGGCATGGCCTCTGGGCTACCACCAAATATCGTCGAGCAGCTGATGGATGCTGAGCGTATTCCTGTGAAGCAAATGGAAGGAAAGAAGTCCGAGAAGGATGACAGGTTGAAACTTGTCAAAGAACTCGAAACTAAGGTGATGGATATCACCAAGAATCTTTCTGAGCTGACCAACGTTCGCGGTTTTGCGGATAAAAAGTTTACCACAAGCGATAACACGGTCGTTGACGGTCAGCTTGATCCGAATACAGCAATGCCGGGTGAGTATAACTTGGAAGTGGTTGAGCTGGCAGAAAAGCCCGCGGCCATTTCGAATGGTTTCCCCGATAAGAATGAAACGCAAATTGGCACGGGATATATAAAATTTGAAACGCACGAGGGGACTAAGGAAGTCTATATCACGGGCAAGAATTCCACATTGGAAGGTGTGGCAAATCAGATCAACAATGCCGACGTCGGTTTGAAGGCGCAGGTTTTGGAGGATCGCAAGGATAAGGAAAATCCTTTCAAGCTTTTGGTTTCCGGTATGGCGACGGGCGATGATAACCAGGTTGCGTTTCCAAAGATTTATCTTTTGGACGGTGATCAGGACATGTACTTCGATCAGTCCCGCGCTTCCAAGAATGCGAAAGTGAAGATCGATGGTTTTGAAATTGAGCTTCCTGATAACAAGGCAAAAGATTTGATTCCAGGCGTGGTGTTGGATCTGAAATCCGCAGCCCCAGGCAAGAAGATCAGTATGTCGGTGAAAGAGAATCTGGAAGCCATCAGCGGTAAAGTTAAGAACTTCGTTGATGCTTACAATGCGGCTTTGGGGTTTATCCAAAAGCAGAATCAGATTCAGGGCGGAGATAAAAGCGGAAATCCAAAGCTGGGCCCATTGGGCGGTGACGGACTGTTGCGCACGATCGAGAGCTCTTTGCGCTCGGCCATTCTGAATCCGGTCATGGGGGTAGAGTCTCCTATTCACCGGATCAATGAGCTGGGAATTACGTTTAATAGAAACGGTACACTGGAGTTGAACCAGGATAAGTTCAACAAAGTATTGAATGAAAACCCGGTGGGCGTTGGCGCGTTCTTCCGTGGCGACAGTTTTAAAACTGGTTTTGTTCAGGTTATCAAACAGACGGTCACTAATTTGACCAACGGACAATATGGCGGCATCGCCAACCGTAAAAGAGGTTTGGAATCGCAGATCAAACAGATTGATCAGCGAATCGATACCAAAGAAAGACAGCTTCAAAGAAAGGAAGAGGGACTTCGCATGAAGTTTGCCAACCTGGAAACGAAGATGTCAGAGATGCAGGCCCAGCAAGCCAAGTTCGCAGCTATGGCTGCTCAGGGCGCAGGATAG
- a CDS encoding ATP-binding cassette domain-containing protein: MSFVENLRRDFGDFKLDIPRWEILDQGVTVLSGPSGSGKTTVFRMLLGLDECPGMKWTIENLDLAKLRTPERRLGVVFQTLDLFPHMTARENILFAARARKISEEKVRSRLKELTQNLKMESFLDRPAAVISGGEKQRVAIARALMGEPRLLLLDEPFSSLDQELREDSRRLIKAVIENEKIPTLLVTHDPKDIEVLANKVYYIRNGSIISES; the protein is encoded by the coding sequence GTGTCCTTCGTAGAAAATTTACGCCGTGATTTCGGCGACTTTAAATTGGATATCCCACGTTGGGAAATTCTGGATCAGGGAGTTACTGTATTGTCAGGACCTTCCGGCTCAGGAAAGACCACTGTTTTCAGAATGCTGCTGGGCTTGGATGAATGCCCTGGAATGAAGTGGACCATTGAAAATCTGGATCTGGCCAAGCTGCGCACACCGGAGCGACGTTTGGGTGTCGTATTTCAAACTCTGGATTTATTCCCACATATGACGGCCCGGGAGAATATTCTGTTCGCGGCGCGTGCTAGAAAAATTTCTGAAGAGAAAGTTCGTTCCCGTCTGAAAGAGCTTACGCAGAATTTAAAAATGGAATCCTTTTTGGATAGACCAGCGGCGGTGATTTCCGGTGGCGAAAAACAACGTGTTGCTATTGCGCGTGCCTTGATGGGCGAGCCAAGACTGTTGCTTTTGGATGAACCGTTTTCATCGTTGGATCAGGAACTTCGCGAGGACAGCCGACGCCTGATAAAGGCGGTGATTGAAAATGAAAAGATACCGACCTTATTGGTCACTCACGATCCGAAAGACATCGAAGTGCTGGCTAATAAAGTTTACTATATCCGCAACGGTTCAATAATTTCTGAAAGCTGA
- a CDS encoding ATP-binding protein: MTLRLRIFLFNLVSVFLATFVVALIGLKIVESTIVDSTYERLTQIRIAKTTSIENYFRDLQMAVNLISSHEMTDNLLMDKQSDSFPEFRRLLDNYVLDFNIYDLALINPDGRVLYTTRKDFDDGDSVYDETTGNQKLKDLFIWALKAQEGSTLFLDFEKDPVNVKFTTGYVASPIIRNGKFLGAVILKISISEIDRITSDNFAWATHGMGQTGETLIYGEDWSLRNTGRFRTDEAAESEIGQEGSIPTLSNRGNEDIKKIENLSEVRELGTDYRGHKVIRSIGKIYLPNGELWYIQTKIDESEAFAVLDRIAIASSAAAVLIFILFFFATFAATGKVVEPIQLLTDRLEKLGTSNLTQKINYQSRDEIGMLVTKYNQLADRLETTTVSKEFLDSVIQSIKAFLFIVKVVHHDDWRQSSYMISQANEYALKLLGLSPNQVSQVDLKSLIHAQPDFKNYTWLLQTRHSIQAEITNVDGHRIPILMNWAALPNRTSKDLTFVFVGTDITDRIQSEHALIQAREQAVKASQAKSEFLARMSHEIRTPLNAIIGITDILSESDLKPEQAQLVQVCANAGENLLSLINDILDISKIEAREVRIEKIAFDLVSTTKNICDILKQKASEKNLDFNLTVNLEGERPHMIGDPTRLRQILFNLIGNAIKFTQSGEIAVTVDFEDESKHCLRFRIRDTGTGIPTDKQHLLFQNFVQADSSITRKFGGSGLGLTISKNLVELMGGRIWFESQEGKGSTFGFTIPFVPTEAAIEAPPVAPDSKEISKISTNISRNGRILVVDDTEDNRFLLLTYLKKYPFDIVQAENGLIAVEKATRGDFDLILMDIQMPVMDGYVATRKIREWEQVNKLKPTPIIAVSANAMAEDIQKSLDAGCTEHLTKPVKKTALLEMVQRYTI, encoded by the coding sequence ATGACTTTACGTTTAAGAATTTTTCTATTCAATCTAGTCTCGGTATTCTTAGCTACCTTCGTTGTTGCTTTGATCGGTCTTAAAATTGTCGAATCGACAATCGTGGACAGCACGTATGAACGTTTGACACAAATCCGTATTGCCAAAACCACTTCAATTGAGAATTACTTCCGCGATCTGCAAATGGCAGTAAATCTGATTTCATCCCACGAGATGACAGACAACCTTCTGATGGACAAGCAGTCGGATTCATTTCCAGAGTTTCGTCGCCTCCTGGACAACTATGTCCTGGATTTTAATATTTACGACCTGGCTCTGATCAATCCTGACGGACGAGTACTGTATACAACCCGTAAAGACTTTGACGATGGCGATTCCGTATACGACGAAACGACCGGCAATCAAAAACTGAAAGATCTCTTTATCTGGGCACTGAAAGCGCAAGAGGGATCCACTCTGTTTCTGGATTTTGAAAAGGATCCAGTGAATGTCAAATTTACCACTGGTTACGTTGCCTCCCCGATCATCCGCAATGGCAAATTCCTCGGGGCTGTCATTCTAAAAATTTCCATCTCTGAAATTGACCGCATCACCAGTGACAATTTTGCCTGGGCCACTCACGGTATGGGCCAAACGGGCGAAACTTTGATTTACGGAGAAGACTGGAGTCTGCGCAACACGGGCCGCTTCCGTACGGACGAAGCGGCAGAGAGTGAGATTGGTCAGGAAGGAAGTATTCCGACCCTAAGTAACCGTGGAAATGAAGACATCAAGAAAATCGAGAACCTCAGTGAGGTTCGGGAACTGGGTACTGACTATCGCGGCCATAAAGTAATTCGCTCCATCGGCAAAATCTATCTGCCGAATGGTGAGCTTTGGTATATCCAAACCAAAATCGATGAGAGCGAAGCTTTTGCCGTTTTGGATCGTATCGCTATCGCATCCAGCGCCGCTGCGGTTTTAATTTTCATTCTGTTCTTCTTTGCGACCTTTGCAGCAACGGGTAAAGTCGTTGAGCCTATCCAGCTTCTGACGGATCGCCTGGAAAAACTGGGAACCAGCAATCTGACTCAAAAGATCAACTATCAATCCCGCGACGAGATCGGGATGCTGGTAACAAAGTACAATCAGCTTGCCGACCGTTTGGAAACCACCACCGTATCCAAGGAATTCCTGGATAGCGTTATTCAATCCATCAAAGCCTTCCTATTCATCGTTAAGGTCGTGCATCACGATGACTGGCGCCAGTCTTCATACATGATTTCCCAGGCCAACGAATACGCCTTGAAACTTTTGGGCCTTTCGCCCAACCAGGTTTCACAAGTCGATCTAAAAAGCCTGATCCATGCTCAGCCTGATTTCAAAAACTACACTTGGCTATTGCAAACCCGCCACAGTATTCAGGCGGAGATCACAAACGTTGATGGCCACAGAATTCCGATTTTGATGAACTGGGCGGCATTGCCAAACCGGACTTCAAAAGATCTGACATTCGTATTCGTGGGAACTGATATTACGGACCGAATCCAAAGTGAGCACGCTTTGATTCAAGCCCGTGAGCAAGCCGTCAAGGCCTCTCAGGCAAAATCCGAGTTCCTGGCCAGAATGTCACATGAAATCCGTACGCCATTGAATGCGATCATTGGTATTACAGATATCCTTTCCGAATCTGATTTGAAACCGGAGCAAGCTCAACTTGTTCAGGTTTGTGCCAATGCCGGCGAGAACCTGCTTTCCCTTATCAATGACATTCTGGATATTTCCAAAATCGAAGCCCGGGAAGTACGTATTGAAAAGATCGCTTTCGATCTTGTTTCGACGACAAAAAATATCTGCGACATTTTGAAACAAAAAGCTTCTGAGAAGAATCTGGATTTCAATCTGACCGTGAATCTGGAGGGCGAACGTCCCCATATGATTGGTGATCCGACCCGTTTACGGCAAATTCTGTTTAATCTGATCGGGAATGCGATCAAATTTACTCAATCCGGTGAAATCGCTGTGACCGTGGATTTTGAAGACGAATCAAAGCACTGCTTGCGCTTCCGTATTCGTGACACCGGCACAGGGATTCCGACAGACAAGCAACATTTGCTCTTCCAAAACTTTGTACAGGCAGACAGCTCCATCACGCGTAAGTTTGGTGGCAGTGGACTGGGACTGACTATTTCAAAAAATCTGGTTGAACTTATGGGTGGACGAATCTGGTTTGAGAGCCAGGAGGGCAAAGGCAGTACCTTTGGTTTCACTATTCCGTTCGTTCCAACTGAAGCCGCTATTGAAGCACCGCCAGTAGCTCCGGATTCCAAGGAGATTTCAAAAATCTCCACCAATATTTCTCGAAATGGGAGAATTCTTGTCGTCGACGACACCGAAGACAACCGATTCCTGCTGCTGACTTACCTTAAGAAGTATCCGTTCGACATTGTCCAGGCTGAAAATGGCTTGATCGCCGTGGAAAAAGCAACACGTGGGGATTTTGACCTGATCCTGATGGACATTCAAATGCCGGTGATGGATGGATATGTGGCCACTCGCAAAATTCGCGAATGGGAGCAGGTCAACAAACTAAAACCTACACCGATTATCGCAGTGAGCGCCAATGCCATGGCCGAAGACATTCAGAAATCATTGGATGCCGGCTGCACGGAGCATCTGACGAAACCCGTCAAGAAGACGGCCCTGCTTGAGATGGTTCAGCGATACACTATTTAG